Proteins encoded together in one Lysinibacillus sp. FSL K6-0232 window:
- a CDS encoding fumarate hydratase, producing MNLQNLEKSLYNLITETSTNLPKDVRRAIKKAKEAENAGTRAAMSLDTISNNIIMAEDNVSPICQDTGLPTFKVYTPVGVNQLEIKAAIKKAIAATTADAKLRPNSVDSLTGQNSGDNLGDGVPVMKFEQWENDYITIKLILKGGGCENKNIQYSLPCELDGLGRAGRDLDGIRKCILHSVYQAQGQGCSAGFIGVGVGGDRSSGYDLAKEQLFRHIEDTNPNPDLAKLEEYVVKTANTFGIGTMGFGGEATLLGCKIGVMHRIPASFYVSVAYNCWAYRRMAVDIDPQTGEIINWHYQEGEKITFKEDEVAATTEDTTTDVVELTAPITEEQIRALKVGDVVSITGRMYTGRDAIHHHLMSHDAPVDLNGQVIYHCGPVMAKDEAGNWTVKAAGPTTSIREEPYQGDIMKKFGIRAVIGKGGMGPKTLKALNEHGGVYLNAIGGAAQYYADCIKGVDGVDLMEFGIPEAMWHLNVENFTAVVTMDSHGNSLHADVDKSSLEKLALHAERVF from the coding sequence ATGAATCTACAAAACTTGGAGAAAAGTCTTTACAATTTAATTACTGAAACATCTACGAATTTACCTAAAGATGTACGCCGTGCTATTAAAAAAGCAAAAGAGGCTGAAAATGCTGGTACGCGTGCAGCAATGAGCTTAGACACAATCTCAAATAATATTATTATGGCGGAAGATAATGTGTCACCAATTTGTCAAGATACTGGTTTACCAACTTTTAAAGTATATACTCCTGTTGGCGTTAACCAATTAGAAATTAAGGCTGCCATTAAAAAAGCAATTGCAGCTACAACAGCAGATGCTAAATTACGTCCAAACTCTGTAGACTCTTTAACAGGACAAAATAGCGGAGATAACTTAGGCGATGGTGTACCTGTTATGAAATTTGAACAATGGGAAAACGACTACATTACAATTAAGCTAATTTTAAAAGGTGGCGGCTGTGAAAATAAAAATATTCAATACAGTCTTCCTTGTGAATTAGATGGACTTGGTCGTGCTGGTCGTGACTTAGATGGTATCCGCAAATGTATCTTACACTCTGTATACCAAGCACAAGGACAAGGCTGTTCAGCTGGCTTTATCGGTGTAGGTGTTGGTGGGGATCGCTCTTCTGGCTATGATTTAGCAAAAGAGCAATTATTCCGCCATATCGAAGATACAAATCCAAATCCTGACCTTGCAAAATTAGAAGAATATGTTGTGAAAACAGCTAACACATTTGGTATTGGTACAATGGGCTTCGGTGGTGAAGCAACATTACTAGGCTGTAAAATTGGTGTTATGCATCGTATTCCTGCCTCCTTCTATGTATCTGTAGCATATAACTGCTGGGCATACCGTCGTATGGCAGTAGATATTGATCCACAAACAGGTGAAATTATTAACTGGCACTATCAAGAGGGCGAAAAAATTACATTTAAAGAAGACGAAGTAGCTGCAACAACAGAAGATACTACTACAGATGTAGTGGAGCTTACTGCACCAATTACAGAAGAACAAATTCGCGCACTAAAAGTTGGAGATGTTGTATCCATTACTGGTCGTATGTATACTGGTCGTGATGCTATCCACCATCATTTAATGAGCCATGATGCACCAGTAGACCTAAATGGACAAGTCATTTATCACTGTGGACCTGTTATGGCAAAGGATGAAGCAGGCAATTGGACAGTAAAAGCGGCTGGTCCAACTACTTCTATTCGTGAGGAGCCATACCAAGGCGATATTATGAAGAAATTTGGTATTCGCGCTGTTATCGGTAAAGGCGGCATGGGACCAAAAACATTAAAAGCACTTAATGAACATGGTGGCGTGTACTTAAATGCTATCGGTGGCGCAGCTCAATACTATGCAGACTGTATTAAAGGTGTAGATGGTGTTGATTTAATGGAATTTGGTATTCCAGAAGCTATGTGGCACTTAAATGTTGAAAACTTTACAGCAGTTGTAACAATGGACTCACACGGTAACTCACTCCATGCAGATGTTGATAAATCATCATTAGAAAAACTTGCGTTACATGCAGAAAGAGTTTTCTAA
- a CDS encoding polysaccharide deacetylase family protein, translated as MWKQHIVGAVIATFIIAAGISFNPFFAAGSDEHHWGFKRAKNGEQAEAGAQLDQLLDKYGAIYKGKPDKKIAYLTFDNGYENGFTESILDTLKKENVPATFFLTGHYLESASDLVKRMVNDGHTIGNHSYGHPNMARLSPDGMRAEWRKFDGKLRELTGIDRTTYARPPEGIFNAKVLEVGNAEGYRHIFWSVAFKDWMKDERRGADYAYNALMEQLHPGAVILMHTVAQDNAEALPMFIAEAKKQGYTFLSLDDLVLEYEDFPVALQSSAPSL; from the coding sequence ATGTGGAAACAACATATTGTTGGTGCGGTAATTGCTACTTTTATTATTGCCGCAGGAATTAGCTTTAATCCATTTTTTGCTGCTGGTTCTGATGAACACCATTGGGGCTTTAAACGTGCAAAAAATGGAGAGCAGGCAGAGGCAGGAGCACAGCTCGATCAGTTACTCGACAAATATGGTGCTATTTATAAGGGGAAGCCTGATAAAAAAATTGCCTATTTAACATTTGATAATGGCTATGAAAACGGCTTTACTGAAAGTATTTTGGATACATTAAAAAAAGAAAATGTGCCAGCAACTTTCTTTTTAACAGGTCATTATTTAGAAAGTGCTAGTGATTTAGTGAAGCGTATGGTCAACGATGGTCATACGATTGGCAATCATTCATATGGTCACCCTAATATGGCTCGCCTTTCACCAGATGGTATGCGTGCAGAATGGCGCAAATTTGATGGGAAATTACGAGAATTAACAGGGATTGATCGCACAACATATGCTCGTCCACCTGAAGGCATTTTTAATGCCAAAGTATTAGAGGTTGGGAATGCAGAAGGCTACCGCCATATTTTTTGGTCTGTTGCCTTCAAGGATTGGATGAAGGATGAACGTCGTGGTGCAGACTATGCCTACAATGCGCTGATGGAGCAATTGCACCCAGGTGCTGTTATTTTAATGCATACTGTTGCACAAGATAATGCTGAAGCTTTGCCAATGTTTATTGCAGAGGCGAAGAAGCAAGGCTATACATTCCTATCTCTTGATGATTTAGTATTGGAATACGAAGATTTCCCTGTTGCTTTGCAATCGTCTGCTCCTTCGTTATAA
- a CDS encoding YfhJ family protein, producing MKEKIEQLTAELLAKNPQMSVGRARVWVELLWSDFEATAAKAGYDYRGADYTEKLVRQLIASYGDKLHAFAGRNPKYAHLLDASDDMLQ from the coding sequence ATGAAAGAAAAAATCGAACAATTAACAGCAGAGTTACTTGCCAAAAATCCACAAATGTCAGTGGGGCGTGCGCGTGTCTGGGTAGAGCTATTGTGGAGTGACTTTGAAGCAACAGCCGCAAAAGCAGGCTATGATTATCGAGGAGCAGATTATACAGAAAAGCTTGTGCGTCAATTAATCGCAAGCTATGGCGATAAATTACATGCCTTTGCAGGGCGCAACCCAAAATACGCCCATTTACTAGATGCTAGTGACGATATGTTACAATAA
- a CDS encoding YfhH family protein codes for MNEKNYAAMSEHELREEIAMLKEKARKAEQLGIINEFAVYERKALMAAAYLVDLDTIVPGEMYRIDGSDNEFFQVDYLKGRFAWGYRLGGNRYQEALPVSMLSPVKVGK; via the coding sequence ATGAACGAAAAAAATTATGCTGCAATGTCTGAGCATGAGCTACGCGAGGAAATCGCTATGCTAAAAGAAAAGGCACGAAAGGCAGAACAATTAGGCATCATCAATGAATTTGCTGTTTATGAGCGTAAGGCTTTAATGGCTGCTGCCTATTTAGTGGATTTGGATACAATTGTTCCAGGAGAAATGTATCGTATCGATGGCTCAGACAATGAATTTTTCCAAGTCGATTATTTAAAGGGACGTTTTGCTTGGGGCTATCGTTTAGGTGGTAACAGATACCAAGAGGCTTTACCAGTATCTATGCTATCCCCTGTAAAGGTGGGTAAGTAA
- a CDS encoding metal-dependent hydrolase, with translation MDSGTHFVMGIALGGLALADPIVANHSMTFTAVMAGTIIGSQAPDVDTVLKLRNNAIYIRHHRGITHSLPAVAIWPILITAVLSLILQDVNVLHLWLWTFLAVALHVFVDIFNAYGTQAIRPFSRKWVALGVINTFDPIIFSLHCLGIVLWAFGTNPVWTFSIMYIVIVLYYVLRFAVQKAVKNAVHHTLQDEEYVIVAPTMRFFHWRIAAKSKTHYYVGRAYGRTVNIYDKFEIKPLPKTPLIDAAMQDPNLAAFVSFSPMYRWEISELENGLTEVRLIDLRYRSDNRYPFVAVAHLNDDYNIVTSYTGWIFTEDKLQKKLQIGASN, from the coding sequence TTGGATTCAGGTACACATTTCGTTATGGGTATAGCCCTTGGCGGTCTTGCATTAGCCGACCCTATTGTAGCCAACCATTCAATGACTTTTACAGCCGTAATGGCAGGTACAATTATTGGTTCACAAGCACCTGATGTCGATACAGTGCTAAAACTGCGCAACAACGCTATTTATATTCGACATCATCGCGGAATTACACACTCACTACCTGCAGTAGCTATTTGGCCTATTTTAATTACAGCTGTTTTATCACTTATTTTGCAAGATGTAAATGTGTTGCATTTATGGCTTTGGACATTTCTAGCTGTTGCACTACATGTTTTTGTTGATATTTTTAATGCCTATGGTACGCAAGCAATCCGCCCATTCTCTCGAAAATGGGTAGCATTAGGCGTTATTAATACCTTCGATCCAATTATCTTTTCATTACACTGTCTTGGTATTGTGTTATGGGCATTTGGTACAAATCCAGTTTGGACATTTAGCATCATGTATATTGTTATTGTGCTATACTACGTTTTGCGTTTTGCTGTTCAAAAAGCTGTAAAAAACGCTGTACATCATACATTACAAGATGAAGAATATGTCATTGTCGCACCAACAATGCGCTTTTTCCATTGGCGAATTGCAGCCAAGTCTAAAACACATTATTATGTTGGGCGAGCATACGGGCGAACTGTTAATATTTACGATAAGTTTGAAATTAAACCTTTGCCAAAAACGCCCCTTATTGACGCAGCAATGCAAGATCCGAATTTAGCTGCCTTTGTATCCTTCTCACCAATGTATCGATGGGAAATCTCCGAACTTGAAAATGGCTTAACAGAGGTAAGGCTAATTGACCTGCGCTACCGTAGTGATAATCGTTATCCTTTTGTGGCAGTCGCACATTTAAACGATGATTATAACATCGTTACATCTTACACAGGATGGATTTTTACAGAAGATAAATTGCAAAAAAAATTACAAATTGGTGCAAGCAATTAA
- the recX gene encoding recombination regulator RecX: MRIITKIARQKNNPERYNIYLNEEYAFPVDEAVLIQFGLTKGKVLDEFEIQEIAYEDEIRKAFNKGLNFLSYQMRSEHEVKKKLLALEFGEAVVLEAIQKLKSYGFINDENYSKALLDTKKATMKKGPRAIRQDLIKKGIDKGLQDEVLATYSFEEQVTLATQLAEKIVRSEKKKTPAQIKAKIQDFLLRKGYAFSIVEEVLSQVEIEQDEDNWQQLLDVQGEKIWKKYASKYTGYELKMKIKQALYQKGFPIEVIDRFIEEKENEE; this comes from the coding sequence ATGCGTATCATTACGAAAATTGCACGTCAAAAAAATAATCCTGAGCGTTATAATATTTATTTAAACGAAGAATATGCTTTTCCTGTGGATGAGGCCGTTCTTATTCAATTTGGCTTAACAAAGGGGAAGGTACTGGATGAGTTTGAAATTCAGGAAATTGCCTATGAGGATGAGATTCGCAAAGCCTTTAATAAAGGATTAAATTTCCTGTCCTATCAAATGCGTAGTGAGCATGAGGTGAAAAAAAAGCTTCTCGCCTTAGAATTTGGTGAAGCGGTTGTGTTAGAGGCAATTCAAAAATTAAAATCTTATGGCTTTATTAATGATGAAAATTATTCGAAAGCCTTGCTTGATACAAAAAAGGCGACCATGAAAAAAGGTCCAAGGGCTATTCGACAAGACCTTATCAAAAAAGGCATCGATAAAGGCTTGCAGGATGAAGTGCTTGCTACATATAGCTTTGAGGAGCAGGTAACATTAGCAACACAGCTTGCTGAAAAAATTGTACGTTCAGAAAAAAAGAAAACGCCAGCACAAATAAAGGCAAAAATTCAAGATTTTCTGCTAAGAAAAGGCTATGCATTTTCTATTGTGGAAGAGGTGCTTAGTCAAGTAGAGATCGAACAAGATGAAGATAATTGGCAGCAGTTACTCGATGTACAAGGCGAAAAGATTTGGAAAAAGTACGCATCAAAGTATACTGGTTATGAGCTAAAAATGAAAATAAAGCAAGCGCTCTATCAAAAGGGTTTTCCGATAGAGGTTATAGATCGTTTTATCGAAGAGAAGGAGAATGAGGAATGA
- a CDS encoding SE1561 family protein, which yields MSKPITDKQQQVTYLKERLEIFLEVLDALDPETAELEDIDRLIQMMDDLEDKMEQFNAREQ from the coding sequence ATGTCAAAACCAATTACTGATAAACAGCAGCAAGTAACCTATTTAAAAGAGCGTCTTGAAATATTTTTAGAGGTATTAGATGCCCTTGATCCTGAAACAGCTGAATTAGAGGATATTGATCGCTTAATTCAAATGATGGATGACTTAGAAGACAAGATGGAGCAATTTAATGCTCGTGAACAATAA
- a CDS encoding YwqG family protein, producing MSAKNLIELPKELEQYRSIVEEALKPVVWIDTDVRKTTLFESKFAGDPYFPLSMEYPKSSTDGQPLKLLAQINFAELPKHLSNFPEEGILQFYIDGYDDVLGMDFDNGQNQDGFRVIFHDTIVQDETQLIQDFSFIENKDEELYFPVEREMALAFKVGMEPLSIRDFRGREAYGAILKTLEGNSQVENAFYEALSSTGHKIGGYPFFTQEDPRAYGDYQDATILLLQIDSVGDDILWGDCGVGNFFITERELKNKDFSNVLYNWDCF from the coding sequence ATGTCTGCTAAAAATTTAATTGAATTACCAAAAGAGTTGGAGCAATACAGATCAATAGTAGAAGAAGCGCTAAAGCCTGTTGTATGGATTGATACGGATGTACGAAAAACAACGTTATTTGAAAGTAAGTTTGCAGGTGACCCATATTTTCCACTATCAATGGAATATCCTAAAAGCAGCACTGATGGACAGCCATTGAAACTTCTTGCCCAAATTAACTTTGCAGAGCTACCTAAGCATCTCTCAAACTTCCCAGAAGAGGGAATACTGCAATTTTATATCGATGGATATGACGATGTATTAGGAATGGACTTTGATAATGGACAAAACCAAGATGGTTTTCGTGTAATTTTCCATGATACGATTGTGCAGGACGAAACACAGCTTATACAGGACTTTTCATTTATAGAAAATAAGGATGAAGAATTGTATTTTCCTGTAGAGCGCGAAATGGCATTAGCTTTTAAAGTAGGGATGGAGCCTTTATCCATCAGAGATTTTAGAGGGCGAGAGGCTTATGGAGCTATTTTAAAAACTTTAGAGGGGAACAGTCAAGTAGAGAATGCCTTTTACGAGGCTTTGTCTAGTACTGGTCATAAAATAGGTGGCTATCCATTTTTCACACAGGAAGACCCACGAGCGTATGGTGATTATCAAGACGCTACTATTTTATTGTTACAAATTGATAGTGTAGGGGATGATATCCTTTGGGGTGATTGTGGTGTTGGCAACTTCTTTATTACAGAGAGGGAGCTAAAAAATAAAGATTTTAGTAATGTACTTTATAACTGGGATTGCTTTTAA
- a CDS encoding TIGR01777 family oxidoreductase, whose amino-acid sequence MKIVIAGGTGFVGSALIQLLRENGHELFILTRQPSSIKNGIHYIQWLHPESQPAQALESADAFINLAGVSLNSGRWTNKKKKAIYWSRMNTTLEIVRIMEMLTAKPKVLINASAVGIYPASTDAVYNENCNNYATDFLGTTVYDWERHAMRAHSLGVRVALARFGVILGRDSGALPPMLLPYKMHIGGTVGSGQQWLSWIHIDDVARAIDFALSTDSIRGPFNVTAPHAVNMEEFGQTIAAVMDRRHWLPVPSIAMRLALGEQSTLILEGQHVLPTVLEKHHFTFTFPYLKQALEDLIIKN is encoded by the coding sequence ATGAAAATCGTTATTGCAGGTGGTACAGGCTTTGTTGGCAGTGCACTTATTCAACTATTGCGGGAAAATGGGCATGAGCTGTTTATTTTAACGCGTCAGCCATCAAGCATTAAAAACGGCATTCACTATATCCAATGGCTGCATCCTGAATCGCAACCAGCACAAGCATTAGAGAGTGCTGATGCATTTATTAATTTAGCAGGCGTTTCATTAAACAGCGGACGTTGGACAAACAAGAAAAAGAAGGCAATCTATTGGAGCCGAATGAATACAACACTTGAAATTGTTCGTATAATGGAAATGCTTACAGCAAAGCCTAAAGTTCTGATCAATGCAAGTGCAGTAGGGATTTATCCTGCTTCTACAGATGCTGTTTATAATGAAAATTGTAATAATTATGCAACTGATTTTTTAGGTACAACCGTTTATGATTGGGAACGTCATGCAATGCGTGCACATTCATTAGGTGTTCGTGTAGCACTTGCTCGCTTTGGTGTTATTTTAGGGCGCGATAGTGGTGCACTTCCCCCTATGCTTCTACCTTATAAAATGCATATAGGTGGCACAGTTGGCTCAGGCCAACAATGGCTATCATGGATACATATTGACGATGTCGCTCGCGCTATTGATTTCGCACTGTCAACTGACAGTATTCGTGGACCCTTTAATGTCACAGCTCCTCACGCAGTCAACATGGAAGAATTTGGACAAACGATTGCAGCGGTAATGGATAGACGCCATTGGCTACCTGTCCCAAGTATTGCAATGCGTTTAGCACTTGGTGAACAAAGCACACTTATATTAGAGGGACAGCATGTACTGCCAACTGTTTTAGAAAAGCATCATTTTACATTTACGTTCCCTTATTTGAAGCAAGCACTGGAAGACCTCATTATAAAAAATTAA
- a CDS encoding MFS transporter produces MTYFSDYSKKRFTILVLIVSISGLSQGMLLPLISIIFEHDGVSSALNGLHATGLYIGTLLISPFIEQPLRKWGYKPIILIGGALVFISLFAFPLWQNVTFWFILRLLIGVGDNALHFATQTWITSTADHKSLGKGMAIYGLSFSTGFAIGPLMVRLIEISEALPFIASSILCLFAWSFVFFLKNEKPERLTGDLNARGWQRYKMAILFGWLAFLGPFVYGFLESSLNALFPVYALRKGFEVGIIPIILSVFTFGGIVTQVPLGALGDKIGRRNILMLGSFGAALIFGVASFLEHSQIAVAIAFFFAGTLVGSMFSLGITYMADLTPKELLPTGNLLCGIALSIGSLTGPFLGGVYLEVVKSYSFLLLVALLLLAVAIVLLVFGRAKQLQAK; encoded by the coding sequence ATGACGTACTTCTCAGATTACAGCAAAAAAAGATTTACCATTCTAGTGTTAATTGTATCTATCTCAGGTCTTTCACAGGGAATGCTTTTACCACTAATATCAATTATTTTTGAACATGATGGTGTATCCTCGGCGTTAAATGGCTTACACGCAACGGGTTTATACATAGGAACGCTACTAATCTCACCATTTATTGAGCAGCCTTTACGAAAATGGGGTTATAAACCAATTATCTTAATTGGCGGTGCACTTGTGTTTATTTCATTATTTGCCTTTCCATTGTGGCAAAATGTGACCTTTTGGTTTATTTTGCGTTTACTAATTGGTGTAGGGGATAATGCTCTGCATTTTGCCACACAAACATGGATTACGAGTACAGCCGATCATAAAAGTCTAGGAAAAGGAATGGCAATCTATGGCTTGTCATTTAGTACAGGCTTTGCAATTGGACCACTAATGGTAAGGCTTATTGAAATTTCAGAGGCGCTACCATTTATTGCATCGTCTATACTATGTTTATTTGCATGGTCTTTTGTCTTTTTCCTAAAAAATGAAAAGCCAGAGCGTTTAACAGGTGACTTAAATGCCAGAGGCTGGCAACGCTATAAAATGGCTATATTATTTGGCTGGCTTGCCTTTTTAGGCCCATTTGTTTACGGCTTTCTTGAATCCTCATTAAATGCCTTATTCCCTGTCTATGCATTGCGTAAAGGCTTTGAAGTAGGGATAATTCCAATTATTCTATCGGTCTTTACATTTGGCGGCATTGTGACGCAAGTACCACTCGGTGCACTGGGAGATAAGATAGGAAGACGCAATATTTTAATGCTTGGCTCATTTGGAGCGGCATTGATTTTTGGTGTTGCTAGCTTTTTAGAGCATTCACAAATCGCTGTGGCTATAGCATTTTTCTTTGCGGGGACATTGGTCGGCTCCATGTTTTCTTTGGGGATTACCTATATGGCTGATTTAACACCAAAGGAATTGCTGCCTACAGGAAATTTGCTATGCGGTATTGCCTTAAGCATTGGCAGCCTAACAGGGCCATTTTTAGGTGGAGTTTACTTAGAAGTTGTTAAAAGTTATAGCTTTCTTTTACTTGTAGCACTGCTTTTACTAGCCGTTGCAATAGTGTTACTCGTATTTGGGCGAGCGAAACAATTACAAGCAAAATAA
- the rlmD gene encoding 23S rRNA (uracil(1939)-C(5))-methyltransferase RlmD, producing the protein MTQQTIMTVGQKFPLTIKRLGINGEGVGFYKRNVVFVKGAIPGEEITAQVTKTERNFAEAEILTIRKASKYRQEAPCPVYNECGGCQLQHMTYDKQLIEKRDIVIQALERYAKPLAATVEVRKTLGMENPWHYRNKSQFQVRKEGKRVYAGLFAEGSNKLLNINDCLVQHPVTSKITVATRKILQKLNITIYDGRTLNGLVRTIVVRTGIRTGETQAVLVTTRKEIPHVAELIARIKKIDPSIVSIAQNINREKTSLIFGDETIVLDGKETIHEELGELAFDLSARAFFQLNPTQTVHLYNEIKKAAALTGKETVVDAYCGVGTIGLWLADQAKEVRGMDVVPESIQDARKNARNHGFKHTKYAVGTAESVLAKWRKEGFTPDVITVDPPRTGLAPEFIRTVLKLKPKRFVYTSCNPSTLAKDLNELAKLYEVEYIQPVDMFAQTAQVECVCALVLKNNTLDHLL; encoded by the coding sequence TTGACACAACAAACAATAATGACCGTGGGGCAAAAATTCCCACTGACAATAAAGAGGCTTGGCATTAATGGTGAAGGTGTAGGCTTTTATAAACGCAATGTCGTATTTGTCAAAGGCGCTATTCCTGGAGAAGAAATTACGGCTCAAGTTACAAAAACAGAGCGAAATTTTGCTGAGGCAGAAATTTTAACGATTCGTAAAGCTTCCAAATATCGTCAGGAAGCACCTTGCCCGGTATACAATGAATGTGGTGGCTGTCAGCTTCAGCATATGACCTATGATAAGCAGCTTATTGAAAAGCGTGATATTGTGATACAAGCATTAGAGCGTTATGCTAAGCCTTTAGCTGCAACAGTTGAGGTGCGTAAAACGCTTGGTATGGAGAATCCTTGGCATTACCGTAATAAAAGCCAATTCCAAGTGCGTAAGGAAGGCAAGCGTGTGTATGCTGGTTTATTTGCAGAAGGCAGTAATAAGCTGCTCAATATTAACGATTGTCTTGTTCAGCATCCTGTTACTTCTAAAATAACAGTTGCTACACGAAAAATTTTACAAAAGCTCAATATTACAATTTATGATGGTCGTACGCTAAATGGTTTAGTGCGTACAATTGTTGTTCGTACAGGTATTCGTACTGGTGAAACACAGGCTGTCCTTGTGACGACACGCAAGGAAATTCCTCATGTAGCGGAGCTAATTGCGCGCATCAAAAAAATTGACCCAAGCATTGTATCGATTGCGCAAAATATTAATCGTGAGAAAACATCTTTAATTTTTGGTGATGAAACGATTGTGCTTGATGGGAAGGAAACAATTCATGAGGAGCTTGGCGAATTAGCCTTTGATTTATCAGCTCGTGCCTTCTTCCAGCTTAATCCAACGCAAACTGTACATCTTTACAATGAGATTAAAAAGGCTGCTGCATTAACAGGAAAGGAAACTGTTGTTGACGCATATTGCGGTGTCGGTACAATTGGCTTATGGCTAGCAGACCAAGCAAAAGAAGTGCGTGGCATGGATGTTGTTCCTGAAAGTATTCAAGATGCTCGCAAAAATGCTCGTAATCATGGCTTTAAGCATACAAAATATGCAGTGGGTACTGCGGAAAGTGTGCTGGCGAAATGGCGCAAGGAAGGTTTTACACCAGATGTTATAACGGTAGACCCACCACGTACAGGTTTAGCACCAGAATTTATCCGCACAGTCTTGAAATTAAAGCCAAAACGCTTTGTCTATACATCCTGTAACCCATCCACTTTAGCAAAGGACTTAAACGAATTAGCGAAGCTTTATGAGGTAGAGTACATTCAACCAGTGGATATGTTTGCACAAACGGCGCAGGTAGAATGCGTTTGCGCCTTAGTTCTAAAAAATAATACTTTGGACCACCTGTTATAG